In a genomic window of Myxococcales bacterium:
- a CDS encoding urease accessory protein, translating into MPDLITSSDLWSLIVAGGLGVALGARHAFEPDHLAAVSTLVSERPRPRQAALLGALWGLGHTAALALIGVVLVVARAQLAPAFERGLELVVAAMLIVLGTRGIALALRDGRRGAVRAHAHGGHTHVHAGPPVHVHVLTRSLALRPLLIGLVHGAAGSGALAALALAEMPSPATAALYVLLFGLGSMVGMAAISAAAAASMARLPLGATAWRRVRVGTGALAVAIGLAWGALALA; encoded by the coding sequence ATGCCCGACCTCATCACCAGCTCCGACCTGTGGTCGCTGATCGTCGCCGGCGGGCTCGGCGTCGCGCTCGGCGCGCGCCACGCGTTCGAGCCCGATCACCTGGCGGCGGTGTCGACCCTGGTGAGCGAGCGCCCGCGCCCGCGGCAGGCGGCGCTGCTCGGCGCGCTGTGGGGCCTGGGCCACACCGCGGCGCTGGCGCTGATCGGCGTCGTGCTGGTGGTGGCCCGCGCGCAGCTCGCGCCGGCGTTCGAGCGCGGCCTCGAGCTGGTGGTCGCGGCGATGCTGATCGTCCTGGGCACCCGCGGCATCGCCCTGGCCTTGCGCGACGGCCGCCGCGGCGCGGTCCGGGCCCACGCCCACGGCGGCCACACCCACGTCCACGCCGGCCCGCCGGTCCACGTCCACGTGCTGACGCGATCGCTGGCGCTGCGCCCGCTGCTGATCGGCCTGGTCCACGGCGCCGCCGGCTCGGGCGCGCTGGCGGCGCTCGCGCTGGCCGAGATGCCGTCGCCGGCGACCGCGGCCTTGTACGTGCTCTTGTTCGGCCTCGGCTCGATGGTCGGCATGGCCGCGATCAGCGCCGCCGCCGCCGCGTCGATGGCGCGCCTGCCGCTCGGCGCGACCGCCTGGCGCCGGGTCCGCGTCGGCACCGGCGCGCTGGCCGTGGCGATCGGCCTGGCCTGGGGCGCGCTGGCGCTGGCCTGA
- the rsmD gene encoding 16S rRNA (guanine(966)-N(2))-methyltransferase RsmD, giving the protein MRIVAGTLGGRVLRAPHGARTRPTSEKVREALFNLLGPAGPDDHMLDLYAGSGAVGLEALSRGAASATFVERDRAALTALRGNLAALAVGDRATVVAVDVARFLAAPGPGPTWRWVFLDPPYAAGVFEATLAALPRARLTADAVIAVEHAHRAPPPDRVGFLIRTDLRRYGDTALSRYRPEAP; this is encoded by the coding sequence GTGCGCATCGTCGCTGGCACCCTGGGCGGACGGGTCCTGCGCGCGCCGCACGGCGCCCGCACCCGCCCCACGTCCGAGAAGGTCCGCGAGGCCCTGTTCAACCTGCTCGGCCCGGCCGGCCCGGACGATCACATGCTCGATCTCTACGCCGGCTCGGGCGCGGTCGGCCTCGAGGCGCTGTCGCGCGGCGCCGCCTCGGCCACCTTCGTCGAGCGCGACCGGGCCGCGCTGACGGCGCTGCGCGGCAACCTGGCGGCGCTCGCCGTCGGCGATCGCGCCACCGTGGTCGCCGTCGACGTGGCCCGATTCCTGGCCGCGCCCGGCCCCGGCCCGACCTGGCGCTGGGTGTTCCTCGATCCGCCCTACGCCGCCGGCGTGTTCGAGGCCACGCTCGCGGCCCTGCCCCGAGCCCGGCTCACCGCCGACGCGGTGATCGCCGTCGAGCACGCCCACCGCGCTCCACCTCCCGACCGCGTCGGCTTTCTGATACGAACGGACCTGCGCCGCTACGGCGACACCGCCCTGTCGCGCTACCGCCCGGAGGCCCCATGA
- a CDS encoding PQQ-binding-like beta-propeller repeat protein, whose amino-acid sequence MTFPIWRRAGDWYQLTVVEDQVQVSCAYSVRRRAAAAFALDDGRPVPIARAAGTRLRIDHQLPRAVIALDDRDEVRWTARLPDGLSAARAAILGADAAIVSTAPTTSVFLRALDGASAAVRATPLRDLPVDDLDRTKVLPPYVITAPGDRSRLLVLDPRTGRTHETALPRRCAPAYAVAGDQVYVVTWSWRGLDAVMALDPVSDEMRWCQTGRFQPFIAAGDGFVATLSRGHSLVILDAVTGVERWRYGLPAARTELVAAGPVVLVTGCDELLAFDVRTPPTTERAIIRGRLTKVVDGTIAGRAISVGDVEVQADDRGRYTARVTAAGDVAIHGVDAGPFDAVTVTLDGRGDHVAPDLTIEPSRVRYRPHGPSEIVRYQPQVALADLHRHLDGSLRYWTLHDLAAARGITVPQTVRFRPGMGLTEALACFQLTLSVLQALDAIRAVAREACEDAAGDGVTTLELRFAPQLHGHPIEAVVDAALDGIAGRAGLILCALYGDDPDQVERLVEVGAARPGVVGVDLAGSPTPGQRWDLASYAPAFRRARDHDLGRTVHAGEGRPPAEIRAAIELLHAQRIGHGTTLLDDPAVLDLVLGREITIEACLTSNLHTGAIARIEDHPLARWLALGVRACVNTDNTLFSDCTAHSELARARGLPGMTDALLAAAIAHGHAGAFALRGHRPAR is encoded by the coding sequence GTGACGTTCCCGATCTGGAGGCGCGCCGGTGACTGGTACCAGCTCACGGTCGTCGAGGATCAGGTCCAGGTCAGCTGCGCCTACTCGGTGCGGCGCCGCGCGGCCGCGGCGTTCGCGCTCGACGACGGTCGGCCGGTGCCGATCGCGCGCGCGGCCGGGACCAGGCTCCGGATCGACCACCAGCTGCCGCGTGCGGTCATCGCGCTCGACGACCGCGACGAGGTGAGGTGGACGGCGCGCCTGCCCGACGGGCTCAGCGCCGCCCGTGCCGCGATCCTCGGCGCCGACGCCGCGATCGTTTCGACCGCGCCGACCACCAGCGTGTTCCTGCGCGCCCTCGACGGAGCGTCGGCCGCCGTCCGCGCCACCCCGCTGCGCGACCTCCCGGTGGACGATCTCGACCGCACGAAGGTCTTGCCACCCTACGTGATCACCGCTCCCGGCGACCGTAGCCGCCTGCTGGTGCTCGACCCGCGCACCGGCCGCACGCACGAGACCGCGCTCCCGCGCCGCTGCGCGCCGGCCTACGCGGTGGCTGGTGATCAGGTCTACGTCGTCACGTGGAGCTGGCGGGGCCTCGACGCGGTGATGGCGCTCGATCCCGTCAGCGACGAAATGCGGTGGTGTCAGACCGGCCGGTTCCAGCCGTTCATCGCTGCCGGCGACGGGTTCGTCGCCACCCTGAGCCGCGGCCACAGCCTGGTCATCCTTGACGCGGTCACCGGCGTCGAGCGCTGGCGCTACGGCCTGCCCGCGGCCCGCACCGAACTGGTCGCCGCGGGCCCGGTGGTGCTGGTGACCGGGTGCGACGAGCTGCTGGCCTTCGACGTACGCACGCCGCCGACCACCGAGCGCGCGATCATCCGCGGGCGGTTGACCAAGGTCGTCGACGGCACCATCGCGGGCCGCGCGATCTCGGTCGGCGACGTCGAGGTCCAGGCCGACGACCGCGGCCGCTACACGGCGCGCGTGACCGCCGCCGGTGACGTCGCGATCCACGGCGTCGACGCCGGGCCGTTCGACGCGGTGACCGTGACGCTCGATGGCCGCGGCGACCACGTCGCGCCCGATCTCACGATCGAACCTTCCCGCGTGCGCTACCGGCCCCACGGCCCCTCCGAGATCGTCCGGTACCAGCCGCAGGTCGCGCTGGCCGACCTGCACCGTCACCTCGACGGCTCGCTGCGGTACTGGACCTTGCACGACCTCGCGGCGGCGCGCGGCATCACCGTGCCCCAGACGGTCCGCTTCCGGCCGGGCATGGGGCTCACCGAGGCGCTGGCGTGCTTCCAGCTGACGCTGTCGGTGCTGCAAGCGCTCGACGCGATCCGCGCGGTCGCCCGCGAGGCCTGCGAGGACGCGGCCGGGGACGGGGTGACGACGCTCGAACTCCGGTTCGCGCCGCAGCTGCACGGACATCCGATCGAGGCCGTCGTCGACGCGGCCCTCGACGGGATCGCCGGGCGCGCGGGCCTGATCCTGTGCGCGTTGTACGGCGACGATCCGGACCAGGTCGAGCGGCTGGTCGAGGTCGGCGCGGCGCGCCCGGGCGTGGTCGGAGTCGATCTCGCCGGCTCACCGACGCCCGGCCAGCGCTGGGACCTGGCCAGCTACGCGCCGGCCTTTCGACGTGCGCGCGACCACGACCTCGGGCGCACCGTCCACGCCGGCGAGGGCCGTCCGCCTGCCGAGATCCGCGCGGCGATCGAGCTGCTCCACGCGCAGCGCATCGGCCACGGCACGACACTGCTCGACGATCCGGCGGTGCTCGACCTCGTGCTCGGGCGCGAGATCACGATCGAGGCGTGCCTGACCTCGAACCTGCACACTGGCGCGATCGCGCGCATCGAGGACCACCCGCTGGCGCGCTGGCTCGCGCTCGGCGTGCGCGCCTGCGTCAACACCGACAACACGCTGTTCTCCGACTGCACCGCGCACAGCGAGCTGGCGCGCGCGCGCGGGCTGCCAGGCATGACCGACGCGCTCCTCGCCGCCGCGATCGCGCACGGCCACGCCGGCGCGTTCGCCCTGCGCGGACATCGCCCCGCGCGCTGA
- the coaD gene encoding pantetheine-phosphate adenylyltransferase: MTAPTPADPAKHLVAVYPGSFDPITNGHLDILRRALAMFDRIVVTIAVNPRKQPLFSVDERIGFIRDALPEYGHRLGFESFGGLLVDFCRAQGATVIVRGLRALADFEYEFQFSHMNRRLAPGIDSVFFMTDEKNHYVSSSLVKEVASLGGDVTGLVPPAVAQALATVYAHKA; the protein is encoded by the coding sequence ATGACCGCACCCACGCCGGCCGACCCCGCCAAGCACCTCGTCGCGGTCTACCCGGGCAGCTTCGATCCGATCACCAACGGCCACCTCGACATCCTGCGCCGGGCGCTGGCGATGTTCGATCGGATCGTCGTGACGATCGCGGTCAACCCGCGCAAGCAGCCGCTGTTCTCGGTCGACGAGCGCATCGGCTTCATCCGCGACGCGCTGCCCGAGTACGGGCACCGGCTCGGCTTCGAGTCGTTCGGCGGCCTGCTCGTCGACTTCTGCCGGGCCCAGGGCGCCACGGTGATCGTCCGCGGGCTCCGGGCCCTGGCCGACTTCGAGTACGAGTTCCAGTTCTCGCACATGAACCGGCGCCTGGCCCCGGGCATCGACTCGGTGTTCTTCATGACCGACGAGAAGAACCACTACGTCAGCTCGTCGCTGGTCAAGGAGGTCGCCAGCCTCGGCGGCGACGTCACCGGCCTCGTGCCCCCGGCCGTCGCCCAGGCCCTCGCCACCGTCTACGCGCACAAGGCGTGA